A genomic stretch from Mastacembelus armatus chromosome 12, fMasArm1.2, whole genome shotgun sequence includes:
- the zmat5 gene encoding zinc finger matrin-type protein 5, which produces MGKRYYCDYCDRSFQDNMHNRKKHLNGVQHHRAKKAWFDQFRDSAAILHEEQSKKPCRKFLQKGICDFGPKCRFSHMSEEELFNLERQVEDERQHKEDFEYGNMPDRSIEEWLSRREKKLTALKGDLKNKEDCEEDQAENDIPQQLFAIPDLPPSLLPPPPGGWKVKVHTEWG; this is translated from the exons ATGGGGAAGAgatactactgtgactactgtGACCGGTCCTTTCAGGACAACATGcacaacaggaaaaaacatcTGAATGGTGTCCAGCATCACAGAGCTAAAAAGGCCTGGTTTGACCAATTTAGAG attCAGCAGCCATCCTTCATGAAGAGCAATCAAAGAAACCCTGTAGAAAGTTTCTCCAAAAAG GAATTTGTGATTTTGGCCCGAAGTGCCGGTTTTCTCACATGTCCGAAGAGGAGCTGTTTAACTTGGAAAGGCAAGTGGAAG atgaAAGACAGCACAAAGAGGACTTTGAGTATGGAAATATGCCTGACCGAAGTATTGAAGAATGGCTCTCTAGAAGGGaaaagaagctaactgcccttAAAGG agATCTAAAAAACAAGGAAGACTGTGAAGAGGACCAAGCAGAAAATGACATACCTCAACAGCTCTTCGCCATTCCTGACCTTCCACCCTCACTTCTACCGCCTCCTCCAGGTGGATGGAAAGTCAAAGTCCACACTGAATGGGGTTGA